In Fusobacterium perfoetens, the sequence TAGTTTGGGAGAGATTTGCATATCACGGAATTTCAACTCTTCTGGTGCTTTATTTTACAGCTCAGGTTATTCAGGGAGGGATAGGTCTTTCAGTTAAAGAAGCAACAGCTCTTTATGGAACTTTCGTAGGAATACTTCATCTTACTCCACTTATAGGAGGATGGCTTGCAGATTCTTATCTTGGACAGCAAAAATCAGTAATACTTGGAGGAACTTTTGTAGCTTTAGGGGATATAATTTTATTTTATAGTCCTGTTAAGGAAGTTTTATATCTTGGGCTTGTGTGTATAATAATAGGAAATGGATTTTTCAAAGCCAGTGGAAGCAGTCTTATAGGAAATATTTTTTCAAATGAAGAGCCAAACAAAAAAGAGGTTGCGTACAGTATCTTTTATATGTTTATAAATTTAGGTTCTTTCCTTGCACCTTTTACAGCAGGAATTGTATCAGATAAAATTTTTGCTGTAAGAGATGCAACAGGAACAGTTCTTCATTTTGGATACAGAGAGATGTTTTTAATAGCAGGGCTTATGGCTTGTGCAGGAACAGTTCTTTTCATACTTACAGCTCCTAAGTATCTTGGAGAAATAGGAAGAAAACCTTTCAAGAAAACTTCAGAACAGGAGAAGACTAATATTTTTACTTATAAGTTTTCAAAAAGTGAGAAAAAAAGAATTCTTGCTATGGGAATAACAGCTGTTTTTGTTATTTTATTCTGGACAAGTTTCTATCAGTCTTTCAGTTCAATAACTCTTTATGCAAGAGATCATGTAAACAGAAATATAGGAAATTTCCAAGTTCCTGTTCCATGGTTTGCTGCTCTTAATTCAATACTTGGAATAGTTCTTGCTCCTGTAATTGCAGAAATATGGAAAAAATTTGGAAGTAAAGGATTTACTACTCCAGTTAAAATGACAGCTGGAATTTTTTCTATGGGAACAGCTTTTGCTCTTATGACACTTTCTGTTATTTCAACAGGAGGAACAGAAAATGGAGTAAAAGCAGGTATGATATTTATAGTTCTTGCTTATTTCTTTAATACAGTTTCAGAACTTTGTATAGCTCCTATAGGAATTGCAATGTTTAACAGACTTGCTCCAAAAAGATTTTCAACTTTCTTTATGGGAATGTGGTATATGACAATGTTTGTAGCAAGTTTTATTTCTGGAAGAGTTGCAGGATATACTCAGAATGTTGGTTTCTTAACAATATTTGCATCTCTTTCAACAATACTTTTTATTATGGGATTTATACTTTTCAGTATAAGAAAGTACCTTAATAAACTTATGATGTCTTAGAAAATATAAAAATATATGTTCTGCAAAAGCTTAAAAAATAACTTATAACAGCGTAACAGTGAAATAATAAGTAAAAAATATTACACGAAAAACAGTTATAATGATATAATAAAAGCAAGGGATATAATATAAAAAATTTTTTAGGGAAACAAAGATTGTTTATGGGTAAAGGCTTTAAAAAATATCTAATTTTTAAGGAGACTGACTATGAATAATCAAACTACAAACAGAATAGTAATGGTAAGACCAGCAAAATTTTATTTTAATGCAGAAACAGCAGTGAACAATCATTATCAGAATTCTGACAATCAGGATAAGGACAAAGTAAATCAAAAAGCTTTGGAAGAGTTTGATGCCCTTGCAGCTAAAATAGCAGAAAAAGGAGTTCAGGTAAATATTATTCAGGATACATATAATCCAAGCACTCCTGACAGTATATTTCCAAATAACTGGTTCAGTTCACATGAAGAAGGAATTTTATTTTTTTATCCTATGTTTGCAGAAAACAGAAGAGAAGAAGTAAAAAAATTCAGAGGAAAACTATATGATATAGTTAGAAGAGAAAATCTTAAAATCGTTGATTACAGCCTTAAGGCAGAGGAAAACATCTTTCTAGAAGGTACGGGGAGTATAGTCTTAGACAGAAAAAATAAAAAAGCTTATTGCTCGTTGTCTCAGCGTTCAAATGAAGAACTATTTAAAAAATTCTGTGCAGAGACAGGGTGCAAACCTGTTGTATTTTCATCTTTTCAAGATGATTATCCTATATATCACACAAATGTAATGATGAGTATAGGGGAAAACAGAGCTATTATATGTCTTGACTGTATAAAAGATGAAGCTGAAAGAGAAAATGTAAAAAGAGAACTTTTAGAAAGTGGAAAAGAAATAGTAGAAATTTCTCAGAAACAGGTTAAAAATTTTCTAGGAAATACTCTTGAATTAAAAGGAAAAGATGGGAAAAGATTTGTGGTAATGTCTGAAACAGCATACAGAGCACTTACAGATGAACAGAAAGAAAAAATTTTAAAAGATACAGAGATAGTTCATTCTGATGTGCATACAATAGAATATTATGGTGGAGGATCTGCCAGATGTATGATAGGTGAAATTTTTTAAAAAATTAATATAGAGGTATAAGGTAATTGTAATATTTTGAGGAGGAGAAATTATGAAGAATACTGAGAAGAAAGGGAGACTTTCCAGTTTGTTTAAAAGTTTCACTGACAGGCTTAATGGAAAAGAAGCACCAAAGAGAATAGATACGAGCAAAATGTCAGATGAA encodes:
- a CDS encoding peptide MFS transporter, translated to MHNNFTETKKGKGYPKSFWLMCVTIVWERFAYHGISTLLVLYFTAQVIQGGIGLSVKEATALYGTFVGILHLTPLIGGWLADSYLGQQKSVILGGTFVALGDIILFYSPVKEVLYLGLVCIIIGNGFFKASGSSLIGNIFSNEEPNKKEVAYSIFYMFINLGSFLAPFTAGIVSDKIFAVRDATGTVLHFGYREMFLIAGLMACAGTVLFILTAPKYLGEIGRKPFKKTSEQEKTNIFTYKFSKSEKKRILAMGITAVFVILFWTSFYQSFSSITLYARDHVNRNIGNFQVPVPWFAALNSILGIVLAPVIAEIWKKFGSKGFTTPVKMTAGIFSMGTAFALMTLSVISTGGTENGVKAGMIFIVLAYFFNTVSELCIAPIGIAMFNRLAPKRFSTFFMGMWYMTMFVASFISGRVAGYTQNVGFLTIFASLSTILFIMGFILFSIRKYLNKLMMS
- the ctlX gene encoding citrulline utilization hydrolase CtlX — encoded protein: MNNQTTNRIVMVRPAKFYFNAETAVNNHYQNSDNQDKDKVNQKALEEFDALAAKIAEKGVQVNIIQDTYNPSTPDSIFPNNWFSSHEEGILFFYPMFAENRREEVKKFRGKLYDIVRRENLKIVDYSLKAEENIFLEGTGSIVLDRKNKKAYCSLSQRSNEELFKKFCAETGCKPVVFSSFQDDYPIYHTNVMMSIGENRAIICLDCIKDEAERENVKRELLESGKEIVEISQKQVKNFLGNTLELKGKDGKRFVVMSETAYRALTDEQKEKILKDTEIVHSDVHTIEYYGGGSARCMIGEIF